A window from Kovacikia minuta CCNUW1 encodes these proteins:
- a CDS encoding MFS transporter, translating into MNNSPSAHSEVPASEKLDLPTKLAYGAGDLGTAITANILVVFLLIFFTNVAGLSPALAGSVLLIGKVWDAINDPIVGVLSDRTKSRWGRRHSWMIFGAVPFGIFFFLQWLVPRFSDNPNANQWGLFWYYVIISILFNSFYTAVNLPYTALTPELTQDYDERTSLNSFRFAFSIGGSILSLVLALAIFDKFKGDAIQQYLVLGAICAVLSVLPIYWCVWGTRQRVKEAESRRQEISQSESLPYLQQLKIAFSNRPFLYVIGIYLCSWLAVQNTVAVIPYFVKNWMGLTDQDFTKVVMAVQVTGLAMLFVWSAVSKRVGKKAVYFMGMAVWIIAEIGLFFLKPGQIGLMYLLAIMAGFGVSTAYLVPWSMIPDVIELDELHTGQRREGIFYGFMVLLQKIALALGLFLVGIALEQSGFVSTVAGQPEPTQPESALWAIRLLIGPIPTIILLIGLVLAYLYPITREVHTEILLKLQERKQARTEE; encoded by the coding sequence ATGAATAATTCCCCTTCCGCCCATTCTGAAGTGCCTGCGTCAGAAAAGCTTGACTTACCCACCAAACTCGCTTACGGCGCAGGTGACCTGGGAACTGCGATTACCGCAAACATTCTGGTGGTATTTTTACTGATTTTCTTTACCAATGTGGCTGGGTTAAGTCCAGCATTGGCAGGCAGCGTTCTGTTAATTGGCAAAGTTTGGGATGCGATTAACGATCCAATCGTTGGTGTACTGAGCGATCGCACCAAAAGCCGCTGGGGTAGGCGACACTCCTGGATGATTTTTGGCGCAGTCCCATTTGGCATTTTCTTCTTTTTGCAATGGCTGGTTCCTCGCTTCAGCGATAACCCCAACGCCAACCAGTGGGGGTTGTTCTGGTACTACGTCATCATCAGCATCCTATTTAATAGCTTTTATACCGCAGTCAATTTACCCTACACTGCACTCACCCCTGAACTGACCCAGGACTACGACGAACGCACCAGCCTCAATAGCTTTCGGTTTGCTTTTTCGATCGGAGGGAGCATTCTGTCTCTGGTGTTAGCCCTTGCCATCTTCGATAAATTTAAGGGCGATGCAATTCAACAGTATCTGGTGTTAGGCGCAATTTGCGCGGTACTTTCTGTCCTTCCAATCTACTGGTGTGTTTGGGGGACTCGTCAGCGGGTCAAGGAAGCCGAAAGTCGGCGGCAGGAAATTAGCCAATCCGAATCTCTGCCCTATCTGCAACAGCTCAAAATTGCCTTTAGCAATCGTCCCTTTCTATACGTGATTGGCATTTACCTCTGTTCCTGGCTGGCAGTGCAGAACACCGTTGCTGTAATTCCCTATTTTGTCAAGAACTGGATGGGGCTGACAGACCAGGACTTTACCAAAGTAGTGATGGCAGTTCAGGTGACGGGGTTAGCCATGCTGTTTGTCTGGAGTGCGGTCAGTAAGCGGGTCGGCAAAAAGGCTGTTTACTTCATGGGCATGGCAGTTTGGATCATCGCCGAAATTGGATTATTCTTCCTCAAACCGGGGCAGATTGGACTCATGTATCTGCTGGCGATCATGGCAGGGTTTGGCGTCTCGACAGCCTATCTGGTTCCCTGGTCAATGATCCCGGATGTGATCGAGCTGGATGAGTTGCACACTGGACAACGACGGGAAGGAATTTTTTACGGCTTTATGGTGTTGCTGCAAAAAATAGCCCTGGCGCTCGGTCTATTTTTAGTCGGAATTGCCCTTGAGCAATCTGGATTTGTCTCCACCGTAGCGGGGCAACCCGAACCCACTCAGCCCGAATCTGCTCTGTGGGCCATTCGTCTGTTAATCGGGCCAATTCCCACTATTATCCTGCTGATTGGTCTGGTGCTGGCGTATCTCTACCCCATCACCCGCGAGGTTCATACCGAAATTCTGTTGAAACTTCAAGAACGCAAGCAAGCAAGAACGGAGGAGTGA
- a CDS encoding AEC family transporter has protein sequence MTHSNLLLVYLPLIGWTATGWVLGRLLPPVAPVYLGRFLFWIGVPVGIVAFLRHTKLTFSLWIAPAVAWTAILTGIGLAWWMLQGWQRSRPWSRQTQGSFLLASMVGNTGYIGYPVSLALVGPHYFAWAVFYDLLGSTLGAYGLGVALASRMGGMEQSTRQNPLLILVKNPALWSFGLGILGRNLPLPTIVEISLTRFAWFAVSLSLILVGMRLSQLSSLRNFKPAILSVGIKMLLVPLAIGIILRLCGITGLMHRVLLLQMAMPPAFATLVISEAYELDPEFAVTALVTGSLGLFITLPLWLWLFGI, from the coding sequence ATGACCCATTCAAACCTCTTACTCGTTTATCTCCCCCTCATTGGCTGGACTGCAACCGGATGGGTGTTGGGGCGTTTACTGCCACCAGTCGCGCCAGTCTATCTGGGTCGGTTCCTTTTTTGGATCGGTGTACCCGTCGGAATCGTAGCATTTCTACGCCACACGAAACTGACCTTTTCCCTCTGGATTGCGCCTGCCGTCGCATGGACAGCCATTCTTACTGGGATTGGGTTAGCCTGGTGGATGTTGCAGGGTTGGCAGCGTTCACGCCCCTGGAGCAGACAAACCCAGGGCAGCTTTTTGCTGGCATCAATGGTGGGAAACACGGGCTACATTGGTTACCCAGTTTCCCTGGCGCTGGTAGGACCGCACTACTTTGCCTGGGCGGTGTTTTATGACCTACTGGGGTCTACATTAGGGGCTTACGGACTGGGAGTTGCCCTGGCATCACGGATGGGTGGGATGGAGCAAAGCACGCGTCAAAATCCGCTGCTGATACTGGTCAAAAATCCTGCCCTGTGGAGCTTTGGGTTGGGAATACTGGGACGAAACCTGCCACTACCCACGATCGTGGAAATCAGCCTGACCCGTTTCGCCTGGTTTGCCGTTTCGCTATCGCTAATTCTGGTTGGGATGCGCCTCAGCCAACTATCTTCACTGAGAAACTTCAAGCCAGCCATCCTGAGTGTGGGCATCAAAATGCTGCTGGTGCCCCTGGCGATCGGAATTATTCTGCGGCTCTGCGGCATTACAGGGCTAATGCATCGGGTTCTCCTGCTCCAGATGGCAATGCCGCCTGCCTTTGCGACCCTCGTCATCTCCGAAGCCTATGAACTCGACCCAGAGTTTGCGGTTACGGCATTAGTAACCGGCAGCCTGGGGCTGTTTATTACATTACCTTTATGGCTCTGGTTGTTCGGAATCTAA
- a CDS encoding phosphoribosyltransferase, giving the protein MPDLHVSWSDYHQKIEQLAVKIYQSGWQFNQIICLAKGGLRVGDILSRIYDLPLAILSTSSYGGANNQIRGSITFSRDLTMTTLNLGSHVLLVDDLVDSGVTLKKTLVWLDRNYGFYIEEMRTAVLWYKDCSVIAPDYYVDYLPDNPWIHQPFEPYEQTNPAELAAALSVGRGE; this is encoded by the coding sequence ATGCCAGATTTACACGTTTCCTGGTCAGATTACCACCAAAAAATTGAACAACTCGCTGTAAAGATTTATCAATCTGGTTGGCAATTCAACCAGATTATTTGCTTGGCGAAGGGTGGGCTGAGGGTAGGCGATATTTTATCTCGCATCTACGATTTACCATTGGCGATTCTGTCAACCTCTTCCTATGGGGGAGCCAACAACCAGATCCGAGGCTCCATTACTTTCTCCCGCGATTTGACGATGACCACCCTTAATTTGGGCAGCCATGTGCTGTTGGTCGATGATCTGGTGGATTCTGGGGTGACGCTGAAAAAAACGCTGGTCTGGCTCGATCGTAACTATGGCTTTTACATTGAAGAAATGCGAACTGCGGTCCTCTGGTACAAGGACTGCTCCGTAATTGCACCGGACTATTACGTGGACTATCTGCCGGATAATCCCTGGATTCATCAACCCTTTGAACCCTATGAGCAGACAAACCCAGCGGAACTGGCAGCGGCTTTGTCTGTTGGCAGAGGGGAATAG